Proteins co-encoded in one Oxyura jamaicensis isolate SHBP4307 breed ruddy duck chromosome 7, BPBGC_Ojam_1.0, whole genome shotgun sequence genomic window:
- the LOC118169557 gene encoding UDP-glucuronosyltransferase 1A1-like: MLVAVLLPFLCCLGSAAAGKLLVIPMEGSHWLSMKEVLIELSKRGHEIIVMAPEMKTVVDSSEWYTLKSYPVPFKQEEMEELLHSLTANSINEEPFISRFLGIWELFKKSSAIFEAACRSLLHNKEMMKFIEESKFDVLLTDPVTPCGQIIALHFSIPTAFFLRAIPCAIDTHAAQSPDPPSYVPRMFSLNTDHMTFPQRVKNVLISISEAFTCRIIFSPFERLASDFLQKPMTVTELLSHGSIWLKRLDFVFDYPTPVMPNMIFIGGINCARKRPLSQVSDWLGKV; encoded by the coding sequence AtgctggtggctgtgctgctccccttcttgtgctgcctgggtagtgctgctgctgggaagctgctggtGATCCCGATGGAGGGCAGTCACTGGCTCAGCATGAAGGAAGTGCTGATTGAACTGAGTAAGAGAGGGCATGAAATAATTGTCATGGCACCAGAGATGAAAACAGTCGTAGATTCTTCAGAGTGGTACACACTGAAAAGTTACCCTGTACCTTTCAAACAGGAAGAGATGGAAGAACTTCTGCATTCACTTACTGCAAACAGTATTAATGAGGAGccttttatttccagatttttgGGTATTTGggagctttttaaaaagagttcTGCCATCTTTGAAGCTGCTTGCCGTTCCCTACTGCACAATAAAGAGATGATGAAATTTAttgaagaaagcaaatttgATGTACTGTTAACAGATCCTGTGACACCATGTGGACAAAtaattgctttgcatttttctattcCTACTGCTTTCTTCTTGCGGGCTATCCCATGTGCTATAGACACTCATGCCGCTCAGAGTCCAGACCCACCGTCCTACGTCCCACGAATGTTCTCCCTCAATACAGACCATATGACATTTCCTCAGAGAGTCAAGAACGTTCTGATCAGCATTTCAGAGGCTTTCACCTGCAGAATCATCTTTTCACCATTTGAAAGACTGGCCTCAGACTTTCTCCAAAAGCCGATGACAGTTACAGAGCTTTTAAGCCATGGATCCATTTGGCTGAAGAGACTTGACTTTGTCTTTGACTACCCCACACCCGTGATGCCCAATATGATTTTCATTGGAGGCATAAACTGTGCACGGAAGAGGCCTTTATCTCAGGTCAGTGACTGGCTGGGAAAAGTATAA